The Vallitalea longa genome includes a region encoding these proteins:
- a CDS encoding C39 family peptidase, whose amino-acid sequence MKKLGFRIVLLIVLISILVSFTYMEKKDIISSSTVSKGLDTDPVIMLRKNDVIYNVMYPYNYKMDILIGDCFTNFSDNEVVELYITSNEKTANISYEITNLITGEQLKKSKINNKNIIVEGDHLTANLNIPELEKADYPYVLSITYSENNKRSITYYQNFYVEDNKVIDDINEQVTQLHNATFSKDKETINNLINGIGQDTTSDFTNVNNNSDIEHIIWNFGKDIVKMNEPIIRITNIDNKNKKYEVELKYTIAVRNNYEFEYWDFIEEYELNGGEKLNLKSFNRTGSIKKDFYYDNSNKQINIGTGTRNSIIQKEESANMRFVTFVKENQLWIFDGETGNIRKIFGFDKLDSDYIVDNYNYHNIKINSIDDDGNISYMVYGYMNTGNYKGDNGIALYEFNYFLGNNKSIGFVNLPYEFDRIDYYINQYSYIPQNSNSMYIILDGSLLQIDFTKGSINNLSSDMPYNKESIITTEDKKAIFYSENNSSKFSNQLNGIIINNDLPEKISICDDKLYVNLIGNYKNNVVVGYYDICDTIEKLNGYITYLYNKIQVLNSEGKVINNYTPEQNYYYSEVEISKSGIRLTKVKKQKNVSINPRYSKIELVKMDNQEITLNNESNVNNYLIDRIESPYGYDYTIIRSDNLEIIDKTKSEYTVKNIDEGKGIVYRPNSIKEGYAVINEGRTKGIFDNIEQALNEKELYDDNTYVIKLGSSNQIMYCSNNIRQNIIQGIPVIPQRPELPRGCEVTSLTMLLNYYITNKVDKMQLADEIKKDITEYNVIDGMINFGDPHTGFVGDIANVSNKGYSVYNEPIEHLAKQYVPDNVLNITGSNFEDVLYYVGLGHPVWVSTPNIYTAVPHSSTQQWITPKGIKEISYTSHSVLIVGYDSKYVYFNDPSKNMLRKKLISDFENGWNSMGKQAILIY is encoded by the coding sequence ATGAAAAAATTAGGGTTTCGGATAGTATTGTTAATTGTCTTGATTTCTATATTGGTTTCGTTTACATATATGGAAAAAAAGGATATCATTTCATCATCAACTGTTTCCAAAGGATTGGATACGGATCCAGTGATAATGTTAAGAAAAAATGATGTTATATATAATGTGATGTATCCGTATAATTATAAGATGGATATTTTGATAGGGGATTGTTTCACTAATTTTTCAGATAATGAAGTTGTTGAATTATATATAACAAGTAATGAAAAAACAGCTAATATATCTTATGAAATAACGAATTTGATTACTGGCGAACAGCTAAAAAAATCAAAAATCAATAATAAAAATATCATTGTTGAAGGAGACCATTTGACAGCTAATCTAAATATTCCTGAATTAGAAAAAGCTGATTATCCATATGTTCTAAGTATAACCTATAGTGAAAACAACAAAAGAAGTATTACCTATTATCAGAATTTCTATGTTGAAGATAATAAAGTTATAGATGACATTAATGAACAAGTCACTCAATTGCATAATGCAACTTTCAGTAAAGATAAGGAAACAATTAATAACTTAATAAATGGAATAGGACAAGATACTACCAGTGATTTTACTAATGTTAACAATAATTCTGATATAGAACATATTATCTGGAATTTCGGTAAAGATATTGTTAAGATGAACGAACCAATAATACGTATAACTAATATTGATAATAAAAATAAAAAATATGAAGTAGAATTAAAATATACAATAGCAGTGAGAAATAATTACGAATTCGAATACTGGGATTTTATAGAAGAATATGAGTTAAATGGTGGAGAAAAGTTAAATCTGAAATCATTTAATAGAACAGGTTCTATCAAGAAAGATTTTTATTATGACAATAGCAATAAACAGATTAATATAGGTACAGGAACTAGAAATAGTATTATACAAAAAGAAGAATCAGCTAACATGAGATTTGTTACTTTTGTTAAGGAAAATCAGTTATGGATTTTTGATGGTGAGACTGGTAATATAAGAAAGATATTTGGATTTGATAAACTTGATAGTGACTATATTGTTGATAATTATAATTACCACAATATAAAAATTAATAGTATAGATGATGATGGAAACATAAGCTATATGGTATATGGATATATGAATACTGGTAATTATAAAGGTGATAATGGGATTGCATTATATGAGTTTAATTATTTCCTGGGAAATAATAAAAGCATAGGATTTGTTAACTTACCATATGAATTTGATAGAATAGACTATTATATTAACCAGTATAGCTATATACCACAAAATAGTAATAGCATGTATATTATCTTAGATGGCAGCTTATTACAAATTGATTTTACGAAAGGATCTATAAATAATCTATCAAGTGATATGCCATATAATAAAGAAAGTATCATAACCACAGAGGATAAAAAAGCTATTTTTTATAGTGAAAACAATAGTAGTAAATTTAGTAATCAACTAAATGGAATTATTATAAATAACGATTTACCAGAAAAAATATCAATATGCGATGACAAACTTTATGTAAATCTTATAGGAAATTATAAAAACAATGTAGTAGTGGGTTACTACGATATATGTGATACAATAGAAAAACTCAATGGTTATATTACATATCTATATAATAAAATTCAAGTATTAAATTCAGAAGGAAAAGTTATTAATAATTATACTCCTGAGCAAAATTATTATTATAGCGAAGTTGAAATATCAAAAAGTGGTATTCGATTGACAAAAGTAAAAAAACAAAAGAATGTTAGTATCAATCCTAGATATTCTAAGATTGAACTTGTAAAAATGGATAATCAAGAAATAACGTTAAATAATGAAAGTAATGTTAATAATTATTTAATAGATAGAATAGAATCTCCATATGGCTATGACTATACTATAATCAGAAGTGATAACTTAGAGATTATTGATAAGACTAAAAGTGAATATACTGTTAAAAATATAGATGAAGGAAAAGGAATTGTTTATAGACCTAATAGTATTAAGGAAGGTTATGCAGTAATAAATGAAGGTAGAACAAAGGGTATTTTTGATAATATTGAACAGGCATTAAATGAGAAAGAGCTATATGATGATAATACTTATGTAATTAAGCTGGGTAGTAGCAATCAAATAATGTATTGTAGCAATAACATCAGACAAAACATTATACAAGGTATACCAGTTATTCCTCAGAGACCTGAATTACCACGTGGATGTGAAGTAACCAGCCTTACTATGCTACTGAATTATTATATAACTAATAAAGTTGATAAAATGCAATTAGCAGATGAAATTAAAAAAGATATAACTGAATATAATGTAATAGATGGAATGATTAACTTTGGCGATCCTCATACTGGTTTTGTGGGAGATATAGCTAATGTATCTAATAAAGGTTATTCTGTTTATAATGAACCAATAGAACATCTAGCAAAGCAATATGTTCCTGACAATGTTCTTAATATAACAGGCAGTAATTTTGAAGATGTATTATATTATGTAGGTTTAGGACATCCAGTATGGGTAAGTACACCTAATATATATACAGCAGTTCCACATTCTTCTACACAACAATGGATAACACCTAAGGGTATTAAGGAAATAAGTTATACATCTCATTCAGTACTTATTGTAGGATATGATAGCAAGTATGTGTATTTCAATGATCCATCAAAGAACATGTTGAGGAAAAAACTTATCAGTGATTTTGAAAACGGATGGAATAGTATGGGGAAACAAGCAATATTAATTTATTGA
- a CDS encoding ZIP family metal transporter produces the protein MVNWFLGLDHVLQALIATLFTWFLTALGASLVFFFKTINKKVLDGMLGFAAGVMIAASFWSLLAPAIEMTEKSSSLPSFVPALIGFLAGGAFLGIVDKIMPHLHRGNSTDKAEGIKTSWQRSILLVLAITLHNIPEGLAVGVAFGAVAANLPSATIAGAVALAIGIGIQNFPEGAAVSIPLRREGVSRRKSFFYGQASGIVEPIAGVLGALAVIVMKPMLPYALAFAAGAMIYVVVEELIPESQYEKHSDIATIGTLIGFAVMMTLDVALG, from the coding sequence ATGGTAAATTGGTTTTTGGGTTTGGATCATGTTCTACAGGCATTGATAGCAACTTTATTCACTTGGTTTTTAACGGCTTTAGGTGCGTCACTTGTATTTTTCTTCAAAACAATAAATAAAAAAGTTCTTGATGGTATGTTAGGTTTTGCAGCAGGAGTAATGATAGCAGCTAGTTTTTGGTCCTTACTTGCACCGGCAATAGAAATGACTGAAAAATCATCTTCACTTCCTTCTTTTGTACCAGCATTAATTGGTTTTCTAGCTGGAGGAGCTTTTTTGGGGATAGTAGATAAGATTATGCCTCACTTGCATAGAGGTAATTCTACCGATAAAGCTGAAGGTATAAAAACTAGTTGGCAGAGAAGCATTTTATTAGTGCTTGCTATTACTCTTCATAATATACCTGAAGGGTTAGCAGTAGGAGTCGCTTTTGGCGCAGTTGCAGCTAATTTACCGTCTGCAACTATTGCGGGAGCAGTTGCACTTGCTATAGGTATTGGTATTCAAAATTTTCCGGAAGGAGCAGCGGTATCTATACCTCTTAGAAGAGAAGGGGTTTCTAGAAGGAAAAGTTTCTTTTATGGTCAAGCTTCTGGTATTGTAGAGCCAATTGCAGGTGTTCTAGGGGCTTTAGCGGTTATTGTAATGAAACCTATGTTGCCATATGCTTTAGCTTTTGCAGCAGGAGCTATGATTTATGTAGTTGTTGAAGAACTAATACCTGAATCACAATATGAAAAACATTCAGATATTGCAACAATCGGTACATTGATTGGTTTTGCAGTGATGATGACACTAGATGTAGCACTTGGTTAA
- a CDS encoding N-acetylmuramoyl-L-alanine amidase, with translation MNLKDKLGYNPLVIVDGGYSGQIYGTDKMALPIVKDEDFIERKDFNDEIINKFIEKAKDLEFVILNIDPEEYDMPLELRINRANVNYTTYLNKYKDLGDRASVYIALQYDPKACNWDDDDNSLLKMFYYNSDSLSKDLASLINKQFDYLSTSVKPSNNYLLRQLDMTSVLIDGSFLDLKKQVEWMRDSDFIEEVSDSILIGCLQFFGIKNIEAISTEINSNADKKIKKLQEKVDKLSKKVDSLEKQITDVDKFI, from the coding sequence ATGAATTTGAAGGATAAATTAGGATATAATCCTTTAGTGATTGTTGATGGAGGTTATAGCGGACAAATTTATGGCACGGATAAGATGGCATTACCTATAGTAAAAGATGAAGATTTCATTGAACGTAAAGATTTTAATGATGAGATTATTAATAAATTCATAGAAAAAGCAAAGGATCTGGAATTCGTCATATTAAATATTGACCCAGAGGAATATGATATGCCATTGGAACTACGAATAAATAGAGCTAATGTGAATTATACTACATATTTGAACAAATACAAAGATTTGGGTGATAGAGCATCTGTTTACATAGCATTACAATATGACCCTAAGGCATGTAATTGGGATGATGATGATAATTCACTACTTAAAATGTTCTATTACAATAGTGATTCTCTAAGTAAAGACTTAGCTAGTTTAATAAATAAGCAGTTTGATTATCTTAGTACATCAGTTAAACCTTCTAATAATTATTTGTTAAGACAATTAGATATGACTAGCGTCTTAATAGATGGAAGTTTTCTAGATTTGAAGAAACAAGTAGAATGGATGCGGGATAGTGATTTTATAGAAGAAGTTTCTGATAGTATTTTAATTGGATGTCTACAGTTTTTTGGTATAAAAAATATTGAAGCTATTAGTACAGAGATTAATTCCAATGCAGACAAAAAAATTAAGAAACTTCAGGAAAAAGTCGATAAATTAAGTAAGAAGGTTGATTCATTAGAAAAACAAATTACTGATGTTGATAAATTTATATAA
- a CDS encoding ABC transporter ATP-binding protein, with the protein MAVNNFREDEQSKTVLKKVTILRLFSYMKKYKKEIIYVLLIMGIIITVNVLNPILIKIAMDDYIKKFNPKGLYVIGVIAVVMNLISRFCMKKRILVMSKVSNKVLMEIRQELYEHLQKLSFNFFDNRPVGKVLARVIGDVNSLKSVLTNSVISLIPDFVTLIVVLIIMFILNVKLALGALALLPFLVFGMYFVQVRAHRRWQVFRKKNSNMNAYTHENFSGIRVVQSFTAEEYTSKTFRELLREHRKSFVSAVKLNDIFWPMVEISWGIGTVMVFLIGVNLSTKNEITIGTLIAFTTYVGMFWQPIMNLSNFYNQLITNIAGAERIFEILDTKPDIKDINNAEVMPLIKGNVEFDNVTFSYDNKVNVLENVSFNIKKGETIALVGPTGAGKTTIVNLISRFYDINKGIVKIDGINIKDVTIESLRSQMGIMTQDTFLFTGTIKDNIRYGKLNATDEEIIEAAKAVHAHEFIVKLENGYDTEVNERGTRLSVGQRQLIAFARIMLSKPKILVLDEATSSIDTHTERLVQKGIEELLRGRTSFVIAHRLSTIQKADRIFVVDKGNILETGNHNELMSREGIYYNLYMAQFEAIS; encoded by the coding sequence TTGGCAGTCAATAATTTTAGAGAAGATGAACAGTCCAAGACTGTACTAAAAAAAGTTACTATATTAAGATTGTTCTCTTACATGAAAAAATATAAAAAAGAAATAATATATGTTTTATTAATTATGGGTATAATAATTACAGTTAACGTATTAAACCCAATTCTGATAAAAATAGCCATGGATGATTATATTAAAAAATTCAACCCAAAAGGATTATATGTGATAGGTGTTATCGCTGTAGTTATGAATTTAATAAGTAGGTTCTGTATGAAAAAAAGAATTCTAGTTATGTCAAAAGTATCAAATAAAGTGCTTATGGAAATAAGACAGGAATTGTACGAACATCTACAAAAATTATCATTCAATTTCTTCGATAATAGACCAGTAGGAAAAGTACTCGCAAGAGTTATTGGTGATGTTAATTCATTGAAATCTGTTTTGACCAACAGTGTAATTTCATTAATTCCTGATTTTGTTACTTTGATTGTTGTATTGATTATAATGTTTATACTTAATGTTAAGTTGGCATTAGGAGCATTGGCATTATTGCCATTTTTGGTTTTTGGGATGTATTTCGTTCAGGTTAGAGCTCATAGAAGATGGCAAGTATTTAGGAAAAAGAATTCTAATATGAATGCATATACTCATGAAAATTTTTCTGGCATTAGGGTAGTACAGAGTTTTACAGCAGAAGAGTATACAAGCAAAACATTTAGAGAACTACTACGTGAACACAGAAAATCATTTGTTAGTGCAGTAAAACTCAATGATATATTCTGGCCTATGGTTGAAATATCATGGGGTATTGGTACAGTAATGGTATTTCTTATAGGTGTAAATCTATCTACCAAGAATGAGATAACTATTGGAACACTCATTGCTTTTACTACTTATGTAGGTATGTTCTGGCAACCTATCATGAACCTTAGTAACTTTTATAATCAGCTTATCACTAATATAGCGGGAGCAGAAAGAATATTTGAAATACTGGATACTAAACCTGATATAAAAGATATTAACAATGCGGAAGTAATGCCTCTTATCAAAGGAAATGTTGAATTTGATAATGTCACATTTTCTTATGATAATAAAGTCAATGTTCTTGAAAATGTATCGTTCAATATAAAAAAAGGTGAGACTATTGCATTAGTAGGACCAACAGGGGCAGGTAAAACTACTATTGTCAATTTGATAAGCAGATTTTATGACATCAATAAAGGAATAGTAAAAATTGATGGTATTAATATTAAAGACGTAACGATTGAAAGTCTACGAAGTCAGATGGGAATCATGACACAAGATACATTTTTGTTTACAGGTACTATAAAAGATAACATTAGGTATGGTAAACTTAATGCTACAGATGAAGAAATAATAGAAGCAGCTAAAGCTGTTCATGCTCATGAATTTATTGTTAAACTTGAAAATGGATATGATACGGAAGTCAACGAGAGAGGAACTAGATTGTCAGTAGGACAAAGGCAGTTAATAGCATTTGCAAGAATAATGTTGTCAAAACCTAAAATCCTTGTTTTGGATGAAGCGACATCCAGTATCGATACTCATACAGAACGATTAGTCCAAAAGGGAATAGAAGAGTTGCTTAGAGGTAGAACTTCTTTTGTTATAGCCCATAGATTATCAACTATACAAAAAGCGGATAGAATTTTTGTAGTTGATAAAGGGAATATATTAGAGACAGGTAATCATAATGAATTAATGAGTAGAGAAGGTATTTATTATAATCTCTATATGGCTCAATTTGAAGCAATAAGCTAG
- a CDS encoding ABC transporter ATP-binding protein — protein MKRIRKYMKKYWYLYFFGSVALLSSIVLDLFTPMITGTIVDDVIEGGNIDIFKGLIIGLIGITLGRAIFGYIKEIMFDLVGSKIVCELRQDLFDHIQSLSLGFFNRKNTGELMSRIKDDADRVWEGISFGLMLFIEIIIYFIIATIFMFSISAKLSLIAFITLPIIAYMAVLLEKKVGVTYEKISEQNATLNTTAQENIAGIRLVKAFARERHEIKKFFKHNESYYKLNMEQATIWSRFFPGIEMLTNILPILVIVFGGSMVISQDLTIGTLIKFTGYMNMVVWPMRSFGFLSNIMAEANASAKKIDKIFIEIPEIKNVNRPVEIAEPKGKVEFRNVSLELDGKKVLEDINFEITPSKTLAIMGTTGSGKTSIINLLERFYDTTEGEILIDNQEIKDIDLISLRSNISVVMQDVFLFSDTIKENISLGYGQSMANDKVINSAQSAKADDFIKHMEEGYDTIIGERGIGLSGGQKQRISIARALAKECKIIVFDDSTSALDMKTEHKIQKEIDKKSDITKIIVAHRISAVKNADEIIILEDGKIVERGNHASLIKIKGRYYDTLKEQYEGYAV, from the coding sequence ATGAAAAGAATTAGAAAGTATATGAAGAAATATTGGTATCTCTATTTCTTTGGTAGCGTAGCTTTGTTAAGCAGTATAGTTTTGGATTTATTTACACCTATGATAACAGGTACTATAGTAGATGATGTAATTGAGGGTGGTAATATTGATATATTTAAAGGACTTATAATAGGACTTATTGGTATTACTCTTGGAAGAGCAATATTTGGATATATTAAGGAAATAATGTTTGACCTTGTGGGATCAAAAATCGTATGTGAACTAAGACAAGATTTGTTCGACCACATTCAGAGTCTTTCACTTGGATTTTTTAATAGAAAAAATACTGGTGAGTTAATGTCAAGAATTAAAGATGATGCTGATAGAGTCTGGGAAGGTATTAGTTTTGGATTAATGTTATTTATTGAGATAATAATATATTTCATTATAGCAACTATCTTTATGTTTTCTATAAGTGCCAAATTATCACTTATTGCATTTATAACACTTCCTATAATTGCATACATGGCTGTTTTGCTCGAAAAGAAGGTAGGGGTTACATATGAGAAGATAAGTGAACAAAACGCCACTCTCAATACTACTGCTCAAGAAAATATAGCAGGTATAAGATTGGTTAAAGCCTTTGCCAGAGAAAGACATGAAATAAAAAAGTTTTTTAAACATAATGAAAGTTATTATAAATTAAATATGGAACAAGCAACTATATGGTCAAGATTTTTTCCAGGAATCGAAATGCTGACTAATATATTACCTATCCTTGTTATTGTATTTGGTGGTTCTATGGTTATAAGTCAAGACTTGACGATAGGTACTCTAATTAAATTTACGGGATACATGAATATGGTAGTTTGGCCGATGAGATCATTTGGTTTCCTTAGTAATATCATGGCAGAAGCTAATGCTTCAGCTAAAAAGATAGATAAAATATTTATAGAGATACCAGAAATAAAAAATGTCAATAGACCAGTTGAGATAGCTGAGCCAAAAGGTAAAGTCGAGTTTAGGAACGTATCATTGGAACTTGATGGCAAGAAAGTATTGGAAGATATTAATTTTGAGATTACTCCTAGTAAAACTCTAGCTATTATGGGAACTACCGGTTCTGGGAAAACATCAATAATCAATCTTCTAGAAAGATTTTATGATACTACAGAAGGAGAAATATTAATTGATAATCAAGAAATAAAAGATATTGATTTAATTAGCCTTAGAAGTAATATTTCGGTAGTTATGCAAGATGTGTTTTTGTTCTCGGATACCATAAAAGAAAATATTAGTTTGGGTTACGGACAATCTATGGCTAATGATAAGGTAATCAATTCTGCTCAAAGTGCAAAAGCAGATGATTTCATTAAACATATGGAAGAAGGATACGATACAATAATCGGGGAAAGAGGAATAGGTTTGTCAGGTGGACAGAAACAAAGAATCAGTATTGCAAGAGCACTAGCCAAAGAGTGTAAAATTATTGTTTTCGATGATTCAACATCCGCTCTTGATATGAAAACCGAGCATAAAATACAAAAAGAGATTGATAAGAAGAGTGATATAACTAAAATAATTGTAGCTCACAGAATTTCAGCAGTTAAGAATGCAGATGAGATTATTATACTTGAAGACGGTAAAATAGTTGAACGAGGTAATCATGCTTCATTAATTAAGATAAAAGGACGCTATTATGATACATTGAAAGAGCAATACGAAGGATACGCAGTATAA
- a CDS encoding peptidylprolyl isomerase yields the protein MKKVNKLVSVCIALTLVVSMFVGCSKDTKADDKDVVTKVVGTINGEHEISLGEYNLSLRQMEMQYEMMYGPNVWDQKLEDGTTVIDLVKENAWGNVKYANLVALVAKDKGLELTDEDIKKNEKTAKDFIDQYDKDMASRDGFTLDIIKKILNDQTLFQKLSEQELKDFEVNQEELDKLLDQSPEYKGYKENGPEYYAKQVRARHILFKTVDDTRQPLSEEEVAKAETKAKEVLQKAKDGEDFVTLVKEYSEDEGSVENGGEFVFNRTANLVPEFIDAAFNLEPGNISDLVKTEYGYHIIKLEEVIEPTEEEIKAVKDKEQYILDSANNQLKQIEFQKRYEEWIKDYKVEKNDEVFNSIEVIQSRNAVKEEENKDDESATDDSKTDDSKTDDSKADDSKADDSKTDDTTTDDSKTDDTTTDDTATDNE from the coding sequence ATGAAGAAAGTCAACAAGCTTGTTTCAGTATGTATCGCACTTACATTAGTAGTAAGTATGTTTGTAGGTTGTAGTAAAGATACAAAAGCTGATGATAAGGATGTAGTAACGAAAGTAGTAGGAACAATTAACGGTGAACATGAAATTAGTTTGGGAGAATATAATCTATCCCTAAGACAAATGGAAATGCAATATGAGATGATGTATGGACCTAATGTATGGGATCAAAAATTAGAAGATGGTACAACAGTCATTGATTTAGTTAAAGAGAATGCATGGGGTAACGTAAAATACGCTAATTTAGTTGCTTTAGTAGCTAAAGATAAAGGCTTAGAATTAACAGATGAAGATATAAAGAAAAATGAAAAGACAGCTAAGGATTTTATTGATCAATATGACAAAGATATGGCAAGTAGAGATGGTTTCACTTTGGATATAATTAAAAAAATCCTTAATGATCAAACATTATTCCAAAAGCTATCTGAACAAGAGTTAAAAGATTTTGAAGTTAATCAAGAAGAACTTGATAAGTTATTAGATCAAAGTCCAGAGTATAAGGGTTATAAAGAAAATGGACCAGAATATTATGCTAAACAAGTAAGAGCAAGACATATTTTATTTAAGACAGTAGATGATACAAGACAGCCTTTATCCGAGGAAGAAGTCGCGAAAGCTGAAACTAAAGCAAAAGAAGTTCTTCAAAAAGCTAAAGATGGTGAAGACTTTGTTACATTAGTAAAAGAGTATTCAGAAGATGAAGGTTCTGTAGAAAACGGTGGAGAATTCGTATTTAACAGAACAGCAAATTTAGTTCCTGAATTTATAGACGCTGCTTTTAATTTAGAACCAGGTAATATAAGTGATCTTGTAAAAACTGAATATGGCTATCATATTATTAAATTAGAAGAAGTAATTGAGCCAACTGAAGAAGAGATTAAGGCTGTAAAAGATAAAGAACAATATATTCTTGATTCAGCTAACAATCAGTTAAAACAAATAGAATTCCAAAAAAGATATGAAGAATGGATAAAAGACTATAAAGTAGAAAAAAACGATGAAGTATTTAATTCTATTGAAGTAATACAATCTAGAAATGCAGTCAAGGAAGAAGAAAATAAAGACGACGAATCAGCTACAGATGATTCTAAGACAGATGATTCAAAGACAGATGATTCAAAAGCAGATGACTCAAAAGCAGATGATTCAAAGACAGATGATACAACAACAGATGACTCAAAGACAGATGATACAACAACAGATGACACAGCTACAGATAATGAATAA
- the murA gene encoding UDP-N-acetylglucosamine 1-carboxyvinyltransferase, producing MNKLEISKSSNLKGNVRISGSKNAVLPIIAATILTKEICSIQDVPNLTDVNNMQDILINIGVKVNWKKDDKILEINALDIESTDMTYEDLAQKMRASILMLGPMLTREGHAKISLPGGCVIGSRPIDLHIKGLTALGAKINKKYGYIEAYADKLIGTKIYLDFPSVGATENIMMAAVKAEGKTIIENAAIEPEIVDLANFLLKMGANIKGAGTDTIVIRGVSDLHGVKYKIIPDRIEAGTFMIAAAITGGDITIENIILDHINPIIAKLEECNVKIDILDNKIRVKSDGEIKAADITTLPFPGFPTDMQAPFTALMSIAEGTSVIVETIFENRFMHVDELVKMGADAKVEGRSCIVVGVDKLTGANVSASDLRAGIALLLAALCAEGDTTINNISHIERGYEEVVEKFVAVGANIKKC from the coding sequence TTGAATAAATTAGAGATAAGCAAAAGTAGTAATCTAAAGGGTAATGTTAGGATAAGCGGTTCTAAGAATGCTGTTTTACCAATTATAGCTGCAACTATATTGACAAAAGAAATTTGTAGTATACAAGATGTTCCTAATTTAACAGATGTAAATAATATGCAGGACATATTGATAAATATAGGCGTGAAAGTCAATTGGAAGAAAGATGATAAAATATTAGAGATCAATGCACTTGACATAGAATCAACTGACATGACTTATGAGGACCTGGCACAGAAAATGCGCGCTTCTATTCTGATGTTAGGACCAATGTTAACACGAGAAGGGCATGCTAAAATTTCTTTACCAGGTGGTTGTGTAATTGGGAGCAGACCTATTGATCTTCACATAAAAGGATTAACCGCATTAGGAGCAAAGATTAATAAAAAATACGGATATATAGAGGCATATGCAGATAAACTTATAGGAACTAAGATATATTTAGATTTTCCTAGTGTCGGGGCTACAGAAAATATAATGATGGCAGCAGTTAAAGCAGAGGGTAAGACTATAATAGAAAATGCAGCTATTGAACCTGAAATAGTTGATTTAGCTAATTTTTTGCTTAAAATGGGAGCTAACATAAAAGGTGCAGGAACAGATACTATAGTCATAAGAGGGGTATCTGATCTACATGGTGTCAAATATAAGATAATACCTGATAGAATTGAAGCAGGGACATTTATGATAGCAGCAGCAATTACTGGAGGAGATATAACTATTGAAAATATTATCTTGGATCATATTAACCCCATAATTGCAAAATTAGAAGAATGTAATGTGAAAATAGATATTTTAGATAATAAAATAAGAGTCAAGAGTGATGGTGAAATAAAAGCCGCAGACATAACTACACTACCTTTTCCAGGTTTCCCAACGGATATGCAAGCTCCTTTTACCGCATTGATGTCAATAGCAGAGGGTACTAGTGTTATAGTTGAGACTATTTTTGAAAATAGATTTATGCACGTAGATGAACTAGTCAAAATGGGTGCAGATGCTAAAGTAGAAGGGAGAAGTTGTATTGTAGTGGGAGTTGATAAATTGACAGGTGCTAATGTAAGTGCTTCGGATCTAAGAGCAGGAATTGCTCTTTTATTAGCAGCATTATGTGCAGAAGGTGATACTACAATAAATAATATTAGTCATATTGAAAGAGGTTATGAAGAGGTTGTAGAGAAATTTGTTGCTGTAGGAGCTAATATAAAAAAATGTTAA